A stretch of Candidatus Kryptoniota bacterium DNA encodes these proteins:
- a CDS encoding sugar porter family MFS transporter, whose product MNRNLLFATVVSALGSFLFGFDTAVISGTTKFITEHFNLTDATLGLTVSIALWGTVVGSIAVGKPGDLFGRKKMLMACGALYFISALGCGTASGWTVLLISRFLGGLAIGAASVMAPMYIAEISPGRLRGRLVAVAQFNIVFGILVAFFSNYLLVGSGADNWRWMFGVMSVPSALFIILLFLVPESPRWLVKMSRVDEARDVLRKVGAADVESELGDIVSSLKEQSGQGTTRLMQRKYRFVIMCAVLLAIFNQLSGINVIMYYAPLIFEKAGASTNSAMLQAVAVGVTNMLFTIIAMFFIDKFGRKTLLLIGAVGMFLSLAGAAFHYYDESLFGSTGVVVFIVGFIAFFAFSQGAVIWVFLAEIFPNKVRSKGQALGSFTHWIMNAIIGLSFPVALSAFGGGNVFMFFALMMIPFFFFVWRVMPETKGRSLEELEKIVVLRT is encoded by the coding sequence ATGAACAGGAATCTCCTCTTTGCTACCGTGGTCTCGGCGCTCGGCAGTTTTCTTTTCGGATTCGATACAGCCGTCATATCCGGCACCACGAAATTCATCACCGAGCATTTCAATCTCACCGATGCGACATTAGGGCTTACAGTATCGATCGCCCTTTGGGGAACAGTCGTCGGCTCCATCGCAGTCGGTAAACCGGGTGATCTCTTCGGGCGAAAGAAAATGCTGATGGCATGCGGAGCATTGTATTTCATTTCCGCCCTCGGATGTGGGACGGCAAGCGGATGGACTGTTCTGTTGATATCGAGATTCCTTGGCGGACTTGCGATCGGTGCAGCCTCGGTCATGGCCCCAATGTACATAGCCGAGATTTCACCGGGCAGACTTAGAGGTCGACTTGTCGCGGTGGCCCAGTTCAACATCGTGTTCGGCATATTAGTCGCCTTCTTCTCAAATTACCTCCTGGTTGGCAGCGGCGCAGACAATTGGAGGTGGATGTTTGGCGTAATGTCTGTGCCCTCAGCACTGTTTATTATTCTTCTCTTCCTGGTTCCGGAGAGTCCTCGTTGGCTCGTCAAAATGTCTCGGGTCGACGAGGCGCGGGACGTTTTGCGGAAAGTGGGCGCGGCTGATGTCGAATCGGAGCTCGGCGATATCGTAAGTTCTCTGAAAGAGCAATCGGGGCAGGGTACAACGAGACTTATGCAAAGGAAATACAGGTTTGTGATTATGTGCGCGGTGCTGCTCGCGATTTTTAATCAACTCTCCGGAATCAATGTCATCATGTACTACGCGCCTCTTATATTTGAGAAGGCGGGCGCAAGCACCAACTCGGCAATGCTCCAGGCGGTCGCGGTCGGGGTAACGAACATGCTCTTTACAATTATTGCGATGTTCTTTATCGACAAGTTTGGCAGGAAAACGCTTCTACTCATTGGAGCGGTTGGAATGTTTTTATCATTGGCCGGTGCCGCCTTTCATTATTATGATGAATCATTATTCGGAAGCACTGGAGTGGTTGTGTTTATCGTCGGCTTTATTGCTTTCTTCGCCTTTTCGCAGGGGGCCGTCATCTGGGTTTTTCTGGCGGAGATCTTTCCGAACAAGGTGAGATCGAAAGGGCAGGCTCTCGGTTCTTTCACGCATTGGATCATGAATGCGATTATTGGGTTGTCGTTCCCTGTTGCACTCTCCGCATTCGGAGGTGGAAACGTGTTCATGTTTTTTGCGCTGATGATGATACCGTTTTTCTTTTTCGTGTGGAGAGTCATGCCAGAGACGAAGGGGAGATCGCTTGAGGAGCTGGAGAAGATTGTAGTACTGCGAACTTGA
- a CDS encoding pyruvate dehydrogenase complex dihydrolipoamide acetyltransferase, which translates to MAIKIQMPKLSDTMDTGRILKWLKKEGDKVAPGDVLAEVETDKANMDMEAYDEGILLKVVAKEGDRVPIGGLIGILGNQGEDVSSILSGASKSPEQPAHAPSAPQPTPVEAAAHAAVPLTSIPSAPPAQQVAEPSKDNGRQKVSPLAKRLAKDKGIPLESLKGSGTAGRIVKRDVEGFSKPADTVSPGTFKDVPLTMMREAIAKRLSQSHVQAPHFFLTVEVKMENAIAFRESLNHYDENNKISFTDIVVKACAAALKEHPGVNATFLGDRIRMFGDVHVGIAVAIEDGLITPVLRDADKKGLRQISREAKELAVRARERKLKPEEYSGSTFTVSNLGMFDVDDFTAIINPPEAAILAVGSILEKPVAENGELKIGKRMRMTLSSDHRVVDGALAAVFMQSLKKILESPAALAL; encoded by the coding sequence ATGGCGATCAAAATCCAAATGCCCAAGCTAAGCGACACGATGGACACGGGCAGAATATTGAAGTGGTTGAAAAAAGAAGGCGACAAGGTCGCTCCGGGCGACGTCCTCGCTGAAGTCGAGACAGACAAGGCGAACATGGATATGGAAGCCTACGATGAGGGAATCCTCCTAAAGGTTGTTGCCAAAGAAGGTGACAGGGTTCCAATCGGCGGGCTTATAGGTATCCTTGGAAACCAGGGCGAAGATGTCTCTTCAATTCTCAGCGGCGCTTCAAAAAGCCCGGAGCAGCCGGCACACGCCCCATCTGCTCCACAGCCGACGCCCGTTGAGGCCGCAGCACATGCAGCAGTTCCGCTGACATCCATACCATCCGCTCCGCCTGCTCAGCAAGTAGCTGAGCCATCGAAAGACAACGGCAGGCAGAAAGTGTCGCCTCTCGCGAAAAGACTCGCCAAGGACAAAGGCATTCCTCTTGAAAGCCTGAAGGGAAGCGGGACCGCCGGAAGAATTGTCAAACGTGATGTCGAGGGCTTTTCAAAACCTGCAGACACCGTGTCGCCCGGTACTTTCAAGGATGTGCCGCTAACCATGATGCGCGAGGCGATCGCCAAGCGCCTCAGCCAGAGCCATGTTCAGGCTCCTCATTTCTTTCTCACGGTCGAAGTGAAAATGGAGAATGCGATCGCGTTCCGCGAATCACTCAACCACTATGACGAAAACAATAAGATCAGCTTTACGGATATTGTGGTGAAGGCGTGTGCCGCCGCGCTGAAGGAGCACCCCGGCGTCAACGCAACCTTTCTCGGAGACAGGATAAGAATGTTTGGAGATGTGCACGTCGGAATCGCAGTGGCGATAGAAGACGGCTTGATCACTCCGGTTCTTCGAGACGCAGATAAGAAAGGTCTGCGGCAAATCTCCAGGGAAGCGAAAGAACTTGCCGTCCGGGCTCGGGAGCGAAAATTGAAACCGGAAGAATATTCGGGAAGCACCTTCACTGTGAGCAATCTCGGTATGTTCGATGTCGATGATTTTACTGCAATCATAAATCCTCCCGAGGCCGCAATCCTCGCAGTCGGAAGCATACTCGAAAAACCGGTAGCCGAAAACGGTGAGCTGAAAATTGGAAAGAGAATGCGAATGACTCTCTCGTCCGATCACAGGGTTGTAGACGGGGCTCTCGCAGCGGTGTTCATGCAGAGTCTTAAGAAGATTCTGGAAAGCCCGGCAGCTCTCGCCTTATAA